A single genomic interval of Herpetosiphonaceae bacterium harbors:
- a CDS encoding ABC transporter permease, which translates to MSNDSLAAPPYPPPRRTLAISLWRYLILTRVLLTEYRTTWFYHSFFGTVMPLGLIFFFKTMNGAMSVQQAVFLLGGNMALSIAYGPTQMMIVKIGWARETREFDYWAMLPIPKLALILAMVSVYLLFAVPGIVSSYVFGIWMFGLRPEGSLILIPLVPLSALSLTGFGALLGMYARTGQTAMAYAQALIGFVTFLSPMLMPLEAMPRLLQMIAIFVPTTYVADAFRMVLSGNWGARLMYDILILTALVGLFLLVSHRRLDWRTS; encoded by the coding sequence TTGAGTAACGACTCCCTGGCCGCGCCGCCCTACCCGCCGCCGCGCCGGACGCTCGCCATCAGCCTGTGGCGATACCTGATCCTGACGCGCGTGCTGCTCACCGAATACCGCACGACGTGGTTCTATCACTCCTTTTTCGGCACGGTCATGCCGCTTGGGTTGATCTTTTTCTTCAAAACGATGAACGGAGCGATGTCGGTGCAGCAGGCAGTTTTTTTGCTCGGCGGCAACATGGCGCTCTCGATCGCCTACGGCCCGACGCAGATGATGATCGTTAAGATCGGCTGGGCGCGCGAAACCCGCGAGTTCGACTATTGGGCCATGCTGCCGATCCCGAAGCTCGCGCTGATCCTGGCGATGGTTTCGGTGTATCTGCTCTTTGCCGTTCCCGGCATCGTCAGCTCCTATGTGTTTGGGATATGGATGTTTGGGCTGCGGCCTGAGGGCAGCCTGATCTTGATCCCGCTGGTTCCGCTCAGCGCGCTGTCGCTGACCGGCTTCGGCGCGCTGCTGGGCATGTACGCACGTACGGGACAGACCGCGATGGCCTATGCCCAGGCGCTGATCGGCTTTGTCACCTTTTTGTCGCCGATGCTGATGCCGCTTGAGGCCATGCCCCGGCTCTTGCAGATGATTGCGATCTTTGTGCCCACCACCTATGTCGCCGATGCGTTCCGTATGGTGTTGAGCGGCAACTGGGGCGCGCGCCTGATGTACGATATTCTGATTCTCACCGCGCTGGTTGGGCTATTTCTGCTCGTAAGCCATCGCAGGCTGGACTGGCGCACAAGCTGA
- a CDS encoding nuclear transport factor 2 family protein, whose product MLSTVITDLFHAIDTRDWDAFEQIFHPDIVYDRPGYESFSGIERLLKFYREERILASGNHYIEQIVIEHNHGACWGRFIGVKKDGSPADVLFTDVYCFEHGRIKKRRSYFFQPAV is encoded by the coding sequence ATGCTCAGCACAGTTATCACCGACCTATTCCATGCCATCGATACCCGTGACTGGGATGCATTTGAGCAGATCTTTCATCCAGATATCGTCTATGATCGACCAGGATACGAATCGTTCAGCGGCATCGAGCGATTGCTGAAGTTCTATCGTGAGGAGCGCATCCTGGCATCCGGCAACCATTACATCGAACAGATCGTGATTGAGCATAACCATGGTGCGTGCTGGGGACGCTTTATCGGTGTCAAAAAAGATGGATCACCAGCCGACGTGTTGTTTACCGATGTCTATTGTTTTGAACATGGCAGGATCAAAAAGCGCCGATCCTACTTCTTCCAGCCAGCCGTTTAG
- a CDS encoding serine hydrolase, producing the protein MLSFSALASARISLRMLLSHSAGLADHEELFGARGPAGLAQYVRERITPDLLVAEPGKVFSYSSPGLDLAGYIAEVVSGTPYPELMRQLVFEPLEMSRTLFDPLVAMTYPVALGHDLLEDGSVRVQHRFAENSGQYPSSFALSTALDLANFGALHLGGGSFRGTRILSGDLVAEMQRRQVETYTPWGDGYGLAFVTETHKGVRRVKQGGMIGSFGSLFVLAPERQIGFVALYNLTEQLSLNALEAYLFDALLGLPAEFPLPAPIEPDRELWQRYTGAYTRDGRVVRVAIGDDGLTIQGSRHPLPLIAFGESRYHNQEYGINVGFVPEAAGPVNYMMVNGEIYARAASDEAQSTEDRSDG; encoded by the coding sequence ATGCTCTCGTTCTCGGCGCTGGCGAGCGCGCGGATCTCGCTGCGCATGCTGCTGAGCCACTCGGCTGGCCTTGCCGATCACGAGGAGCTATTTGGAGCGCGTGGCCCCGCTGGCCTGGCGCAATATGTCCGCGAGCGGATCACGCCGGATCTGCTGGTGGCCGAGCCGGGCAAAGTCTTCTCCTACAGCAGCCCGGGTCTGGATCTCGCCGGATATATCGCGGAAGTCGTCAGCGGAACGCCCTACCCTGAGCTGATGCGCCAGCTCGTTTTTGAGCCGCTGGAGATGAGCCGCACCCTGTTCGATCCGCTGGTTGCGATGACCTATCCTGTGGCGCTCGGCCACGATCTGCTGGAAGATGGCAGCGTCCGTGTCCAGCATCGTTTTGCCGAGAACAGCGGGCAATACCCCAGCAGCTTTGCGCTCTCGACGGCGCTCGATCTCGCCAACTTCGGCGCGCTGCATCTCGGCGGCGGCTCGTTCCGAGGCACCCGGATTCTCAGCGGCGATCTGGTAGCGGAGATGCAGCGCCGTCAGGTGGAAACGTACACGCCCTGGGGTGATGGCTATGGCCTGGCCTTTGTCACAGAAACGCATAAGGGCGTGCGCCGGGTCAAACAGGGCGGTATGATCGGCAGCTTTGGCAGCTTGTTCGTGCTGGCTCCTGAGCGGCAGATCGGCTTCGTGGCGCTGTACAATCTCACCGAGCAGCTTTCGCTCAACGCCCTGGAAGCGTATCTCTTCGACGCGCTGCTTGGACTACCAGCCGAATTTCCACTGCCAGCGCCGATCGAGCCAGACCGCGAGCTGTGGCAGCGCTATACGGGCGCGTACACCAGGGATGGCCGCGTGGTGCGCGTGGCGATCGGCGACGACGGGCTGACGATCCAGGGATCAAGACACCCGCTGCCGCTGATCGCATTCGGCGAGAGTCGCTACCATAACCAGGAATACGGCATCAACGTGGGCTTCGTCCCCGAAGCCGCAGGGCCGGTCAACTATATGATGGTCAACGGCGAGATCTACGCGCGCGCCGCATCCGACGAGGCTCAATCCACCGAAGACCGGTCGGATGGCTGA
- a CDS encoding amino acid adenylation domain-containing protein, translated as MQQPEATYQPIHRLFEAQAAARPDALALSYQDAHWSYEQINRRANQLAHYLQKQGVGPDVLVGICAERSPDLVIGLLGILKAGGAYLPLDPLFPQDRLQFMLDDTGVSLLLTQERLRPLLPAHAARTIALDADWEQLALEPDTNPTSAVTIEHLAYVTYTSGSTGRPKGSAIPHRSIPGFMFNVDYVDLNATQTWLHYSSISWDALTLELWPALLYGARCVLYPAQMASPHELAEAIRAHGVDILWLTAALFNAMIDMVPEALAGVKQLMVGGEQLSVQHVRRALKLLPSTRLINGYGPSECTVFSCCYPIPQGLPDNLSAIPIGRPIGDRRVYLLDARLQRVPIGVPGELYVGGPAVARGYLNRPELTAEKIVPDPFNKQPGATMYKTGDLVRYRRDGLIEFVGRIDHQVKVRGFRIELEEIETVLRQHPQVSEGVVLAREDVPGEKRLVAYVVEQRTGAMQAPGMGTRHGHPAHQEQESSGAMFSVLGSPQELRKFLGEHLPDYMIPSAFVVLPSLPLNANGKIDRGALPAPEQIRPDLDQPFVAPRTPIEEVVAGIWADVLDLDRVGVYDNFFELGGQSLVAARIMARVREACHVELSIRSLLEQPTVAGLAEQIASSQPIHQAAPITPAPREAALPLSYAQQRLWFLDRLEPNSPLYNVPAAVRLIGSLDKAALQHSLDRIVQRHEILRTTFVEGSSADGQTRQMIAATGTIPLAEIDLRTMPAAEREAEVARLAIAEARQPFDLQRGPLVRTVLLALDDAEHVLLLTMHHIISDGWSMDVLIREVAAFYAAFVSEQPDAAAVPDLAIQYADYAIWQRDWLAGSAGDSVLEDLLSYWRQQLAGAPPLLKLPTDRPRPAVQSYRGARHAFTLPTSLAGDLTALSRREGVTLFMTLLAAFDVLLQWYSGQDDIVVGSPIAGRSRVELEPLVGFFVNTLVLRVNLAGQETFPAVLHHVRDVTLGGYAHQDLPFDKLVEALQPERNLSYMPLFQVWFVLQNAPRAALRLPGLTLHPLEVDYGMARYDLRLGLSESAEGLSGSFEYNSDLFDASTIARLAQLYESLLTAVVQQPQASLDDLRSLLAEASREHQAREQQTLKATSLQKLKRATRESIRGTETKG; from the coding sequence ATGCAGCAGCCCGAAGCTACGTATCAACCGATTCATAGATTGTTTGAAGCGCAGGCGGCGGCTCGTCCCGACGCGCTTGCGCTGAGCTACCAGGATGCCCACTGGAGCTACGAGCAGATCAATCGCCGCGCCAACCAGCTCGCGCATTATCTCCAAAAGCAGGGCGTAGGCCCGGACGTGCTGGTCGGTATCTGTGCCGAGCGCTCGCCGGATCTGGTGATTGGCCTGCTGGGCATCCTCAAGGCGGGCGGCGCGTATCTGCCGCTCGATCCGCTGTTCCCCCAGGATCGGCTCCAGTTTATGCTCGACGATACGGGCGTATCGCTCTTGCTGACCCAGGAGCGGCTGCGCCCGCTGCTGCCTGCGCACGCGGCGCGAACGATCGCGCTCGACGCCGACTGGGAGCAGCTCGCTCTGGAGCCGGATACCAATCCCACCAGCGCCGTCACGATCGAGCACCTGGCGTATGTCACCTACACCTCAGGCTCGACCGGACGGCCCAAAGGCTCGGCGATCCCGCACCGGAGCATCCCCGGCTTTATGTTCAACGTCGATTATGTCGATCTCAACGCGACGCAGACCTGGCTGCACTACTCGTCGATCTCGTGGGACGCGCTGACGCTGGAGCTGTGGCCCGCGCTGCTGTATGGCGCGCGCTGTGTGCTCTATCCGGCGCAGATGGCATCGCCGCATGAACTGGCCGAGGCGATCCGGGCGCACGGCGTTGATATTCTCTGGCTCACCGCCGCGCTCTTCAACGCGATGATCGACATGGTGCCGGAGGCACTGGCGGGCGTGAAACAGCTCATGGTCGGCGGCGAGCAGCTCTCGGTGCAGCATGTGCGCCGCGCGCTCAAGCTGCTGCCCAGCACCCGCCTGATCAACGGCTACGGCCCTTCGGAGTGTACGGTCTTCTCCTGCTGCTATCCGATCCCGCAAGGCTTGCCAGACAACCTGAGCGCGATTCCGATCGGCAGGCCCATCGGCGATCGGCGGGTATACCTCCTTGACGCACGCCTCCAGCGCGTGCCGATCGGCGTGCCCGGCGAGCTGTATGTCGGCGGCCCCGCCGTAGCGCGCGGCTACCTCAACCGCCCGGAGCTGACCGCCGAGAAGATCGTGCCCGATCCCTTCAACAAGCAGCCGGGCGCGACGATGTACAAGACCGGCGATCTGGTGCGCTACCGGCGCGACGGGCTGATCGAGTTTGTGGGCCGGATCGACCATCAGGTGAAGGTGCGCGGCTTTCGCATCGAGCTGGAAGAGATCGAAACCGTCCTGCGGCAGCATCCGCAGGTCAGCGAGGGCGTGGTGCTGGCGCGTGAGGATGTGCCGGGCGAGAAGCGGCTGGTAGCGTACGTGGTAGAACAGAGAACGGGCGCCATGCAGGCACCCGGCATGGGCACCCGGCATGGACACCCGGCACACCAAGAACAGGAGTCATCGGGGGCGATGTTCTCTGTGCTTGGTTCGCCGCAGGAGCTACGGAAGTTCCTGGGCGAGCACCTGCCCGACTACATGATCCCATCCGCGTTTGTCGTGCTCCCGTCGCTGCCGCTCAACGCCAACGGCAAGATTGATCGCGGCGCGCTGCCAGCGCCGGAGCAGATCCGACCCGATCTTGACCAGCCATTCGTCGCGCCGCGCACGCCGATCGAAGAGGTGGTGGCAGGCATCTGGGCCGATGTGCTCGATCTTGATCGGGTGGGCGTCTACGACAACTTCTTCGAGCTTGGCGGGCAATCGCTGGTCGCGGCGCGGATCATGGCGCGGGTGCGCGAGGCCTGCCATGTCGAGCTGTCGATTCGCAGCCTGCTTGAGCAGCCGACGGTCGCCGGTCTGGCCGAGCAGATCGCGTCATCGCAGCCAATCCATCAGGCAGCGCCCATCACGCCAGCTCCGCGCGAGGCTGCGCTGCCGCTCTCGTACGCGCAGCAGCGGCTCTGGTTTCTGGATCGCTTGGAGCCGAATAGCCCGCTGTACAACGTTCCGGCTGCCGTGCGGCTCATCGGATCGCTCGACAAAGCCGCCTTGCAGCACAGCCTTGACCGGATCGTCCAGCGCCACGAAATTCTGCGAACAACCTTCGTCGAGGGATCATCCGCCGACGGACAGACCCGGCAGATGATCGCCGCTACCGGCACGATTCCGCTGGCCGAGATCGACCTGCGGACGATGCCTGCCGCCGAGCGCGAGGCCGAGGTCGCACGGCTGGCGATTGCCGAGGCGCGGCAGCCCTTTGACCTTCAGCGCGGCCCGCTCGTACGTACGGTGCTGCTGGCGCTCGACGACGCCGAGCATGTGCTGCTGCTGACGATGCATCACATCATCTCCGATGGCTGGTCGATGGATGTGCTGATCCGCGAGGTTGCGGCGTTCTACGCGGCCTTCGTGAGCGAGCAGCCCGACGCCGCCGCCGTGCCCGATCTGGCGATCCAGTACGCCGATTACGCGATCTGGCAGCGCGACTGGCTGGCCGGAAGCGCAGGCGATAGCGTGCTGGAGGATCTGTTGAGCTACTGGCGGCAGCAGCTTGCCGGAGCGCCGCCGCTGCTCAAGCTGCCAACCGACCGCCCGCGACCGGCGGTGCAGAGCTATCGGGGAGCGCGACATGCCTTCACGCTGCCGACGAGCCTGGCTGGCGATCTCACCGCGCTGAGCCGCCGCGAAGGAGTCACGCTCTTTATGACGCTGCTGGCGGCGTTCGATGTGCTGCTTCAGTGGTACAGCGGCCAGGACGACATCGTCGTCGGCTCGCCGATCGCCGGACGCAGCCGGGTTGAGCTTGAGCCGCTGGTCGGCTTTTTCGTCAACACGCTCGTGCTGCGCGTCAACCTGGCGGGACAGGAGACGTTTCCGGCGGTGCTGCATCACGTGCGCGATGTGACGCTCGGCGGCTACGCCCACCAGGATCTACCGTTCGACAAGCTCGTCGAGGCGCTTCAGCCGGAGCGGAACCTGAGCTACATGCCGCTCTTCCAGGTCTGGTTCGTGCTCCAGAACGCGCCGCGCGCCGCGCTGAGGCTGCCGGGCCTGACCCTGCATCCGCTCGAGGTCGACTACGGCATGGCGCGCTACGATCTGCGGCTTGGCCTATCCGAAAGCGCCGAGGGGCTGAGCGGCTCGTTCGAGTACAACAGCGATCTCTTCGATGCGTCGACGATCGCCCGGCTCGCGCAGTTGTACGAATCATTGCTCACGGCGGTCGTGCAGCAGCCCCAGGCGAGTCTCGACGATCTGCGGTCACTGCTCGCCGAGGCCAGCCGGGAGCATCAGGCGCGCGAGCAACAGACGCTCAAAGCAACCAGTCTTCAGAAGCTCAAGCGAGCCACTCGCGAATCGATCCGTGGCACAGAAACGAAAGGTTGA
- a CDS encoding amino acid adenylation domain-containing protein produces the protein MNDLVKRLAALPPEKQELLAQAIQQRAASLNVFPLSSAQQRLWFLDQWSPGDPVYHLPGCLRLHGSLDEAALERSIQAIIQRHEVLRTTFVALAGQPFQIVHPALPVTLALVDLRHLPPTEQEAQVKELSRAEARRPFDLAQGPLLRTTLLRLSQREHILLLTLHHIVADGWSLGVFWRELGAGYTAFVGGDPLALPALSIQYADFAHWEQQRLTGERRSTLLAYWQQQLAGLPPLLDLPTDHPRPSVQTTNGTRAAFLFSRALTDALIALSQREGVTLFMTLLAAFQVLMARYSEQADIAVGTAVAGRTRTETEALIGCFVNTLVLRTDLAGNPTFQTLLARVHAVCASAYAHQELPFEQLVEALQPDRTPGHTPLVQVFFALHNGPLPTLILPDLTLIPGESSSGTAKFDLAVDMTLTGEGLRGEIEYNTDLFEAATIARLREHFQVLLAAIVANPLLRILELPLLTAAEQQQMRHWNATAATYPADQSIHALFEIQALRTPDTLAVVHEAERLTYAELNQRANQVARYLRALGVGPDTPVGVCVERSAELIVVLLGVLKAGGAYVPLDPTYPPDRLALMVSAARMPIVVTQRHLRDSLPQSVAQLVELDSDRQQVAQQPVDNLPPNVQPDHLAYVIYTSGSTGQPKGVACAHRGVVNLIADFRERQELPVGAACSCWTSISFDVSVYEIWQPLLTGGTLHLVPESVRADGAAYLEWLSAQRIQSAYLPPFLVSDLHAWLEHAPQRLALRRLLVGVEPIPEALLASICERVSGLQILNGYGPTETVVCTTLYEISPAAAYERHTPIGRPMRNSRIYLLNEQLQPVPVNVPGEIYIGGVQVARGYLNRPDLTAERFLPDPFSRPEGTRPGARLYKTGDRARYLPDGNLMFLGRSDRQVKIRGFRIELEEIERTLSQHPDVRESVVLAREDAQGDTRLVAYIVESQSKAQRAASSTTSDSCSLLQVPGGCQAGAPHLCSPQELRQFLGACLPAYMIPSAFLVLEALPLMPNGKVDRSALLAMMPTQQHAEDSAAPGTPFQERVAQEWRELLGLQQIGLHDNFFELGGHSLLVTRLLARLRAAFDVDLPLRSVFEAPTVAALAERIMIAQQARLQRTLPPIVPAPRDQPLPLSFAQQRLWLHEQMEPGDISYNIPLALRLSGTLDVPALEHSLNTLVARHEALRTTFTTHRGEPVQVIAPSLVVPLPLIDLSSEPHAQREESARRLLVAGARQPFDLERGPLLRATLLRVAPQEHVLLLNMHHIVSDGWSTGVLIHELTTAYTAYAAGRPAQLTDLSVQYGDYAVWQRRWLPEAALEAQRAYWKTQLGGHLPQLELPLDHPRPARRAFLGAQQPLIISQDVTVALTELSQREQATLFMTLLAAFNALLYRYTGQEDIIIGSPIAHRTQAEIEPLIGFFVNMLALRTNLAGNPSFRELLARVREVCLEAYVHQDLPFEQVVEEVLPRRHSSPTSLFTVAFVLQNAPLPPLALPNLVLQPLDVDSGTTKYDLTLNLMDTSDGLRGMLEYDTELFDATTIEGIVEHYQILLQGIVSDPDQRLTDLPLISESEQRLLEEWGNM, from the coding sequence ATGAATGATCTGGTGAAGCGTCTGGCTGCGCTTCCTCCTGAGAAACAAGAGCTTCTTGCGCAAGCGATCCAGCAACGAGCAGCCTCACTGAATGTGTTCCCCCTATCGTCCGCCCAGCAGCGCCTGTGGTTCCTCGATCAGTGGTCGCCCGGCGATCCGGTCTACCACTTACCGGGCTGCTTACGGCTGCACGGATCGCTGGACGAAGCGGCGCTCGAACGCAGCATCCAGGCGATCATTCAGCGCCACGAGGTGCTACGGACGACGTTCGTCGCGCTTGCAGGACAGCCGTTCCAGATAGTCCATCCCGCGCTCCCGGTGACGCTCGCGCTCGTCGATCTGCGGCACCTGCCGCCGACTGAGCAGGAGGCGCAGGTCAAGGAATTGTCGCGGGCAGAGGCTCGCCGCCCGTTCGATCTGGCCCAGGGGCCGCTGCTGCGCACGACGCTGCTGCGCTTGAGCCAGCGCGAACATATACTCCTGCTCACACTGCATCATATCGTCGCCGATGGCTGGTCGTTGGGCGTATTCTGGCGCGAGCTTGGCGCAGGCTATACCGCATTCGTCGGAGGCGATCCTTTAGCATTGCCCGCGCTCTCGATCCAGTACGCCGACTTCGCGCACTGGGAGCAGCAGCGCCTCACGGGAGAGCGCCGCAGCACACTTCTGGCCTACTGGCAGCAGCAGCTCGCAGGACTACCGCCGCTGCTGGATCTGCCGACCGATCATCCGCGTCCGTCGGTGCAGACTACCAACGGCACGCGCGCAGCCTTCCTGTTCTCGCGCGCGCTGACCGACGCCCTGATCGCCTTGAGTCAGCGGGAGGGCGTGACGCTCTTCATGACGCTGCTGGCAGCCTTCCAGGTGCTCATGGCGCGCTACAGCGAGCAAGCTGATATTGCGGTCGGCACGGCGGTTGCAGGGCGCACCCGCACGGAAACGGAAGCGCTGATCGGCTGTTTTGTCAATACGCTCGTTTTGCGCACGGATCTTGCGGGCAATCCCACGTTTCAAACGCTGCTCGCGCGCGTGCACGCGGTCTGCGCCAGCGCGTACGCCCACCAGGAGCTACCCTTCGAGCAACTGGTCGAGGCGCTCCAGCCCGATCGCACGCCCGGCCACACGCCGCTGGTTCAAGTCTTTTTTGCGTTGCACAACGGGCCGCTGCCGACGCTGATCCTGCCGGATCTCACGCTCATACCCGGCGAGAGCAGCAGCGGCACAGCCAAGTTCGATCTCGCGGTGGACATGACGTTGACCGGGGAAGGGTTACGCGGCGAGATCGAGTACAACACCGATCTCTTCGAGGCCGCGACGATCGCGCGGCTTCGGGAGCACTTCCAGGTGTTGCTCGCCGCGATCGTCGCCAATCCGCTGCTGCGGATTCTTGAATTGCCGCTGCTGACCGCCGCCGAGCAGCAGCAGATGCGCCACTGGAACGCGACCGCCGCGACGTATCCCGCCGACCAGAGCATCCATGCGCTCTTCGAGATTCAGGCGCTGCGCACGCCCGACACGCTCGCTGTGGTCCACGAAGCCGAGCGCCTGACCTACGCCGAGCTTAATCAGCGCGCGAATCAGGTGGCGCGCTATTTGCGAGCCCTGGGCGTCGGGCCGGACACGCCCGTCGGCGTCTGTGTCGAGCGCTCGGCGGAGCTGATCGTCGTGCTGCTGGGCGTGCTCAAAGCGGGCGGCGCGTACGTGCCGCTCGATCCGACCTACCCGCCCGATCGTCTCGCGCTGATGGTCAGCGCGGCGCGCATGCCGATCGTGGTGACGCAGCGGCACCTGAGAGACAGCTTGCCCCAGAGCGTCGCGCAGCTTGTCGAGCTGGACAGCGATCGGCAGCAGGTCGCGCAGCAGCCTGTCGATAACCTGCCGCCCAATGTCCAGCCCGATCATCTGGCCTACGTGATCTACACTTCCGGCTCGACCGGACAGCCCAAGGGCGTGGCCTGTGCTCATCGTGGCGTCGTCAACCTGATCGCCGATTTCAGGGAGCGACAGGAGCTTCCTGTCGGCGCGGCGTGCAGTTGTTGGACCAGCATCAGCTTCGATGTGTCGGTGTACGAGATCTGGCAGCCGCTGCTGACCGGCGGCACGCTGCATCTAGTGCCGGAGTCCGTGCGCGCCGACGGAGCGGCGTATCTCGAGTGGCTGAGCGCGCAGCGTATTCAGAGCGCCTATCTACCGCCATTCTTAGTATCGGATCTCCACGCATGGCTGGAGCATGCGCCGCAGCGCTTAGCACTCCGACGGCTGCTGGTCGGCGTCGAGCCGATCCCCGAAGCGCTGCTGGCGTCGATCTGCGAGCGCGTGTCGGGACTCCAGATCCTCAACGGCTACGGCCCGACCGAGACGGTGGTATGTACGACGCTGTACGAGATCTCACCGGCAGCCGCGTATGAGCGTCACACGCCGATTGGCCGGCCCATGCGCAACAGCCGGATCTATCTGCTGAACGAGCAGCTTCAGCCGGTGCCGGTCAATGTGCCGGGCGAGATCTACATTGGCGGCGTGCAAGTGGCGCGCGGCTACCTCAACCGGCCCGACCTGACCGCCGAGCGCTTCCTCCCCGATCCGTTCAGCCGCCCAGAGGGCACCCGCCCAGGCGCGCGCCTCTATAAAACCGGCGACCGAGCACGGTACCTGCCCGACGGTAATCTGATGTTCTTGGGCCGCAGCGACCGGCAGGTCAAGATCCGAGGCTTTCGCATCGAGCTGGAGGAGATCGAGCGGACGCTGAGCCAGCATCCAGACGTGCGTGAGAGCGTCGTGCTGGCACGGGAAGACGCTCAGGGCGATACTCGATTAGTAGCGTATATTGTCGAAAGCCAGAGCAAAGCACAAAGAGCAGCGAGCAGCACGACCAGCGACTCGTGTTCTTTGTTGCAGGTGCCAGGCGGGTGCCAGGCGGGCGCCCCACATCTTTGTTCTCCTCAAGAACTGCGTCAATTCCTGGGCGCGTGTCTGCCCGCCTACATGATCCCATCCGCGTTTTTGGTCCTCGAAGCGCTGCCGCTCATGCCGAATGGGAAAGTCGATCGCAGCGCGCTGCTAGCGATGATGCCGACTCAACAGCATGCGGAAGACTCCGCCGCGCCGGGCACGCCCTTTCAGGAGCGCGTCGCGCAGGAATGGCGCGAGCTGCTGGGGCTACAGCAGATCGGTTTGCACGACAACTTCTTTGAGCTAGGCGGCCACTCGCTGCTGGTCACGCGCCTGCTGGCTCGGCTGCGCGCCGCGTTTGACGTGGATCTGCCGCTGCGCAGCGTGTTCGAGGCTCCCACAGTCGCCGCCCTGGCCGAGCGGATCATGATCGCACAGCAGGCCAGGCTTCAGCGCACCCTGCCGCCGATCGTGCCCGCGCCCCGCGATCAGCCGCTCCCGCTCTCATTTGCGCAGCAGCGGCTCTGGCTCCACGAGCAGATGGAGCCAGGAGACATCAGCTACAACATCCCGCTCGCCCTGCGCCTGAGCGGAACGCTGGATGTGCCAGCGCTTGAGCATAGCCTGAATACGCTTGTCGCGCGGCACGAGGCGCTACGAACCACGTTTACCACGCATCGGGGAGAGCCTGTGCAGGTCATCGCGCCGTCGCTGGTGGTACCCCTGCCGCTCATCGACCTGAGCAGCGAGCCGCACGCGCAGCGCGAAGAGTCTGCGCGGCGGCTGCTCGTGGCCGGCGCTCGGCAGCCCTTCGATCTGGAGCGTGGCCCATTGCTACGAGCAACGCTGCTGCGAGTCGCCCCGCAGGAGCATGTTCTGCTGCTGAACATGCATCATATTGTCTCCGATGGCTGGTCCACGGGCGTGCTGATCCATGAGCTTACGACCGCCTACACGGCCTATGCTGCCGGACGGCCCGCGCAGCTTACCGATCTTTCGGTACAATATGGCGATTATGCGGTTTGGCAGCGTCGCTGGCTGCCGGAAGCGGCGCTGGAAGCTCAACGCGCGTACTGGAAAACGCAACTCGGCGGGCATCTGCCGCAGCTCGAATTGCCGCTTGATCATCCGCGCCCAGCCCGGCGCGCTTTCCTGGGCGCTCAGCAGCCGCTGATCATCTCTCAGGATGTTACCGTGGCGCTCACGGAGCTGAGTCAGCGCGAGCAGGCAACCCTGTTCATGACGTTGCTGGCGGCGTTCAACGCCTTGCTGTACCGCTATACCGGACAGGAGGACATCATCATCGGCTCGCCGATCGCTCATCGCACGCAGGCTGAGATCGAGCCGCTGATTGGTTTTTTTGTGAACATGCTGGCCTTACGAACTAATCTCGCGGGCAATCCCAGCTTCCGCGAGCTGCTCGCGCGCGTGCGCGAGGTCTGCCTGGAAGCGTATGTTCATCAAGATCTTCCGTTCGAGCAGGTGGTCGAGGAGGTGCTGCCGCGCCGCCACAGCAGCCCGACCTCGCTCTTTACAGTGGCCTTTGTGCTGCAAAACGCGCCGCTGCCGCCGCTGGCGCTGCCCAATCTGGTGCTTCAGCCACTTGATGTCGACAGCGGAACCACAAAGTACGATCTGACCTTGAATCTGATGGACACGTCCGACGGATTGCGCGGCATGCTGGAGTACGACACCGAGCTGTTCGACGCGACGACGATTGAGGGAATCGTCGAGCACTATCAGATCTTGTTGCAGGGAATCGTCAGCGATCCCGATCAGCGCCTCACGGACTTACCGCTGATTTCAGAATCGGAGCAACGTTTATTAGAAGAGTGGGGAAATATGTGA
- a CDS encoding phosphopantetheine-binding protein gives MHDDPLSKQRAELEKRKAQLSEAQRARLAQRLGSQHTSPAAAAPSTPFVAPRTETERQIAAIWSRALGRDQISTDDHFFELGGHSLLAVKVMREIHEALGVSLPMRAL, from the coding sequence ATGCACGACGATCCCCTTTCAAAGCAGCGCGCGGAGCTGGAAAAACGCAAGGCCCAGCTTTCGGAGGCCCAGCGTGCCAGGCTGGCGCAGCGCCTGGGTAGCCAGCACACGTCGCCAGCCGCCGCCGCGCCGAGCACCCCATTCGTCGCGCCGCGCACCGAAACCGAGCGGCAGATCGCCGCGATCTGGAGCCGCGCGCTGGGCCGAGATCAGATCAGCACGGACGATCATTTTTTTGAGCTGGGCGGTCACTCGCTCCTGGCGGTCAAGGTGATGCGCGAGATCCACGAGGCGCTGGGCGTGTCGCTGCCGATGCGCGCTCTTTGA